A single Bos mutus isolate GX-2022 chromosome 16, NWIPB_WYAK_1.1, whole genome shotgun sequence DNA region contains:
- the AVPR1B gene encoding vasopressin V1b receptor produces the protein MDSRPPWTAAPTPGSTLSAANATTPWLGRDEELAKVEIGVLATVLALATGGNLTVLLTVGQPVRKRSRMQVFVLHLALTDLGVALFQVLPQLLWDITYRFRGPDPLCRAVKYLQVLSMFASTYMLLAMTLDRYLAVCHPLRSLQQPSRSTYPLIAAPWLLAAVLSLPQVFIFSVREVIQGSGVLDCWADFRFPWGPRAYITWTTLAIFILPVAMLTACYGLICHEICRNLKVKTEAGQAEGGSWGTGNRPSTRGPVAAPRGLPSRVSSVSAISRAKIRTVKMTFVIVLAYIACWAPFFSVQMWSVWDENAPDEDSTNVAFTISMLLGNLSSCCNPWIYMGFNSHLWLHALRRLACCGGPGPRMRRRLSNGSLSSRHATLLTRSSGPPARGLSPGLSRRPGPKDSLRGAEQVEGDAATETSIF, from the exons ATGGATTCCAGGCCTCCGTGGACGGCTGCTCCTACCCCGGGGAGCACCCTCTCTGCTGCCAACGCCACCACACCCTGGCTGGGCCGGGATGAGGAGCTGGCCAAGGTGGAGATCGGCGTCCTGGCCACTGTCCTGGCGCTGGCGACAGGGGGCAACCTGACGGTGCTCCTGACGGTGGGGCAGCCGGTCCGCAAGCGCTCCCGCATGCAGGTGTTCGTGCTGCACCTGGCCCTGACCGACCTGGGCGTGGCGCTCTTCCAGGTGCTGCCCCAGCTGCTGTGGGACATCACCTACCGCTTCCGGGGCCCCGACCCGCTCTGCCGGGCCGTCAAGTACCTGCAGGTGCTGAGCATGTTTGCCTCCACCTACATGCTGCTGGCCATGACGCTGGACCGCTACCTGGCCGTCTGTCACCCCCTGCGCAGCCTCCAGCAGCCCAGCCGGTCCACCTACCCGCTCATCGCAGCGCCCTGGCTTCTGGCGGCAGTCCTCAGCCTCCCTCAAGTCTTCATTTTTTCCGTACGAGAGGTGATCCAGGGCTCTGGAGTGCTGGACTGCTGGGCAGACTTCCGCTTCCCTTGGGGCCCACGGGCCTACATCACCTGGACCACCCTGGCCATCTTCATCCTGCCAGTGGCCATGCTCACAGCCTGCTACGGCCTCATCTGCCACGAGATCTGCAGGAACCTCAAAGTCAAGACGGAGGCTGGGCAGGCCGAAGGAGGGAGCTGGGGCACTGGGAACAGGCCCTCCACTCGTGGCCCGGTGGCAGCCCCGCGGGGGCTGCCGTCCCGGGTTAGCAGTGTCAGTGCCATCTCACGGGCCAAGATCCGAACTGTGAAGATGACCTTCGTCATTGTGCTGGCCTATATCGCCTGCTGGGCGCCTTTCTTCAGTGTCCAGATGTGGTCTGTGTGGGATGAGAATGCCCCCGATGAAG ATTCGACCAATGTGGCTTTCACCATCTCCATGCTTTTGGGCAACCTCAGCAGCTGCTGCAACCCCTGGATCTACATGGGCTTCAACAGCCACCTGTGGTTGCATGCCCTGCGCCGTCTGGCCTGCTGCGGAGGCCCTGGGCCCAGGATGCGCAGGCGGCTCTCCAACGGCAGTCTGTCCAGCCGCCATGCCACCCTGCTGACCCGCTCCAGTGGCCCGCCTGCCCGCGGCCTCAGCCCCGGACTCAGCAGGAGGCCAGGGCCCAAAGACTCCCTGCGGGGCGCAGAGCAGGTGGAGGGCGATGCTGCCACTGAGACCAGCATCTTTTAA